From Clavelina lepadiformis chromosome 9, kaClaLepa1.1, whole genome shotgun sequence, the proteins below share one genomic window:
- the LOC143470191 gene encoding OTU domain-containing protein 5-A-like has translation MTILPKKKTGKDKTATEQGSHDHHSSNHQSHHTISDNRARLEPVSVRTSSHSSNAGDERHRTNRIRHSTEFVTLPSSADGAPSASSHGAAFDNEENVQACVVDAKPLNRTQAVNADISDGIKQPSTDAACASTDSSSMVTKRRHGRLSPHTQPYTRTKPTRCSNTVTDNSACCSSAASTSSYHHTASRRHLPIEERRPNSPSIPLNANNSARNARRRQRSRTDGKDDKGGNNSDDEHDATRLRHLNQGVDFEELEIKFARALKEIRGFHIKEMVEDGACLFRAVAEQVYGDQNMHDEVRRNCMDYMMKNSDFFSNYVTEDFVTYICRKRLPHTYGNHLEMQAMAEMYNRIFEVYQYSTEPINTFQSSHLTDNVPIRVSYHKNSHYNAVIDPYKASVGVGLGLPSFRPGLADRMLLQEALRSSEQEILEEQMLEDKLRAADWENTEDELLRTVAQESFVQYLHDQGEMARGSSVSKPGDDQSSSKQPTCSHNAAASHSPKPTENKVENRPDLASTSQANAFAQQFGTPGLGDWVDETEENNILAQVMAQSQREYYDTLTKSNKQDDTSSATCSKYASS, from the exons ATGActattttaccaaaaaagaaaactggAAAGGACAAAACAGCCACAGAGCAAGGAAGCCATGATCATCATAGCAGTAATCATCAAAGCCACCACACT attTCTGATAACAGAGCTCGGTTAGAACCTGTTTCAGTTCGTACATCTTCTCATTCAAGTAATGCAGGCGATGAAAGGCACAGGACAAATAGGATAAGACATTCAACGGAATTTGTAACACTGCCCAGCTCAGCAGATGGAGCACCATCTGCTTCTTCACACGGAGCTGCTTTTGATAATGAAGAGAATGTACAAGCTTGTGTCGTTGATGCGAAGCCTTTAAACAGGACGCAAGCCGTTAATGCTGACATAAGTGACGGCATCAAGCAACCTTCGACAGATGCTGCTTGTGCAAGCACTGACTCTAGCTCAATGGTTACAAAGCGCAGACATGGTAGACTCTCACCACACACTCAGCCGTACACTAGAACTAAACCAACGAGATGTTCCAACACTGTAACCGATAACAGCGCTTGCTGTAGTTCCGCTGCATCTACTTCATCATACCACCATACCGCTTCACGAAGACATCTTCCAATCGAAGAACGCAGACCTAATTCACCGTCAATTCCTCTTAATGCTAACAACTCCGCTAGAAATGCACGCCGTCGTCAGAGATCGAGAACTGATGGTAAAGATGATAAGGGTGGAAATAATTCTGATGACGAACATGACGCTACGCGGTTAAGGCATTTAAACCAAGGAGTTGATTTTGAAGAG cttgaaattaaatttgcaAGAGCTTTAAAGGAAATTAGAGGTTTCCACATCAAAGAAATGGTAGAAGATGGAGCATGCCTTTTCCGCGCTGTTG CTGAACAGGTTTATGGTGATCAGAACATGCATGATGAAGTAAGGAGAAATTGTATGGACTACATG ATGAAAAATTCCGACTTCTTTTCAAATTATGTGACTGAAGATTTTGTTACATATATATGCCGCAAACGGTTGCCACACACTTACGGAAACCACTTGGAGATGCAAGCAATGGCAGAAATGTACAACAggatttttgaagtttatcaaTATAGCACTG AACCTATCAACACATTTcaaagttcccatttgacgGACAACGTCCCGATCAGAGTAAGTTATCACAAAAATTCTCATTACAACGCCGTAATAGACCCATACAAAGCAAGTGTAGGAGTCGGCTTGGGACTGCCATCATTTCGGCCTGGG TTGGCGGACCGCATGCTACTCCAAGAGGCCTTAAGATCCTCGGAACAAGAAATTCTTGAAGAGCAGATGTTGGAGGATAAATTGCGTGCTGCTGATTGGGAAAATACGGAGGATGAGCTGTTGAGGACCGTTGCGCAGGAGTCCTTTGTCCAGTATCTTCATGATCAAGGAGAAATGGCACGAGGCAGTtcagtt AGTAAGCCTGGAGATGATCAGTCATCGTCAAAGCAACCAACTTGTTCCCACAATGCAGCAGCATCACATTCTCCAAAGCCAACAGAAAATAaa GTTGAAAATCGACCGGACTTGGCTAGTACATCTCAAGCCAATGCATTTGCACAACAATTTGGAACACCTG GCCTGGGTGACTGGGTGGACGAAACAGAAGAGAATAACATCCTTGCCCAGGTGATGGCGCAATCACAGCGTGAGTATTACGACACGCTGACCAAATCCAACAAACAAGATGACACGTCGTCCGCCACTTGCAGTAAATACGCCTCTTCGTAG